Proteins encoded in a region of the Salipiger sp. CCB-MM3 genome:
- a CDS encoding 3-hydroxyacyl-CoA dehydrogenase/enoyl-CoA hydratase family protein, producing the protein MMAGIEKVAVIGAGVMGAAIAAHVANAGVKVLLLDIVPEGAASRNALAEGAVARMQKADPAPFMGRKAARLVETGNLEDDLERLAEADWIIEAVIERLDIKQDLYRKIEGARKRGSIVSSNTSTIPLATLVGGLPESFAQDFLITHFFNPPRYMRLMELVTGAATRADAAELIADFADRRLGKTVVRAKDTPSFIGNRLGVYWLQKAVIEAAERGIPVEQADALIGKPFGIPKTGVFGLLDLVGLDLMPHVNASLAAALPQSDAFHTANRPLPVVQKMIAEGYTGRKGKGGFYRLNRDGGNKVKEAVDLSSGHYATARKPRSEAMEEAGRSPRALMAHDSAEGRYAAEVMGATLRYAAGLAGEVADTIADIDEAMCLGYGWKDGPFALMDKIGPDWLAERLEAEGETVPPILQLARGRSFYRVEAGKLEQLGLDGAYHPVTRPEGVLLLSDIKRGAKPVLKNGSAAVWDIGDGVLCFEFTSKMNSMDDQIMALLGKTLKLVEAEYKALVIHNEGTNFSVGANLGLAFFAANIAAWDQIEGLVALGQKTFQDMRSAPFPVVGAPSGMALGGGCEVLLHCDAVQAHAESYIGLVEVGVGLIPGWGGCTEMLHRWQRFGRLPKGPMPVPSKVFEILSTATVAKSAAEAKELLFLRPEDGITMNRARLLADAKARALAMVEGYAAPETREYTLPGPSGLVAMEMAVQQFRKMGKATPYDEIVSVALAEVLSGGGTDPIETLTDADLLALERERFFTLVKRPGTLDRIETMLMTGKPLRN; encoded by the coding sequence ATGATGGCCGGTATCGAAAAAGTCGCCGTCATCGGCGCCGGAGTCATGGGGGCCGCGATTGCGGCGCATGTGGCCAATGCCGGGGTGAAGGTGCTGCTGCTCGACATCGTGCCCGAGGGCGCGGCCAGCCGCAACGCGCTGGCCGAAGGGGCCGTGGCGCGGATGCAGAAGGCCGATCCGGCGCCCTTCATGGGGCGCAAGGCGGCGCGGCTGGTGGAGACCGGCAACCTTGAGGACGATCTGGAGCGTCTTGCCGAAGCCGATTGGATCATCGAGGCGGTGATCGAGCGGCTCGACATCAAGCAAGACCTCTATCGCAAGATTGAGGGCGCGCGGAAGCGTGGCAGCATCGTGTCGTCCAACACCTCGACCATCCCGCTGGCGACGCTGGTGGGCGGGCTTCCCGAGAGCTTTGCGCAGGACTTCCTGATCACGCATTTCTTCAACCCGCCCCGCTATATGCGGCTTATGGAACTGGTCACCGGCGCCGCCACCCGCGCCGATGCGGCAGAGCTCATCGCCGATTTCGCCGACCGGCGGCTTGGCAAGACGGTGGTCCGGGCCAAGGACACGCCAAGCTTCATCGGCAACCGCCTCGGCGTCTACTGGCTGCAGAAAGCGGTGATCGAGGCCGCCGAGCGCGGCATCCCGGTGGAGCAGGCCGATGCGCTGATCGGCAAGCCCTTCGGCATTCCCAAGACCGGGGTCTTCGGGCTGCTCGATCTGGTCGGGCTCGACCTCATGCCTCATGTGAACGCGAGCCTCGCCGCCGCCCTGCCGCAGAGCGATGCCTTCCACACCGCCAACCGCCCGCTGCCGGTGGTGCAGAAAATGATCGCCGAGGGCTACACCGGCCGGAAGGGCAAGGGCGGCTTCTATCGCCTGAACCGCGACGGCGGCAACAAGGTGAAAGAGGCGGTCGACCTGTCGAGCGGGCATTACGCAACCGCCCGCAAGCCGCGATCCGAGGCCATGGAAGAGGCCGGGCGCAGCCCGCGCGCGCTCATGGCGCATGACAGCGCCGAGGGGCGTTATGCCGCCGAGGTGATGGGCGCGACGCTGCGCTATGCCGCCGGGCTGGCGGGCGAAGTGGCCGACACGATCGCCGACATCGACGAGGCCATGTGCCTTGGCTACGGCTGGAAGGACGGCCCCTTTGCGCTGATGGACAAGATCGGCCCGGACTGGCTGGCCGAGCGGCTCGAGGCCGAAGGCGAGACGGTGCCGCCGATCCTGCAGCTGGCGCGCGGGCGCAGTTTCTATCGCGTCGAGGCGGGCAAGCTCGAACAGCTGGGCCTCGACGGTGCCTACCATCCGGTGACGCGCCCCGAGGGTGTGCTGCTGCTTTCCGACATCAAGCGCGGCGCAAAGCCTGTGCTCAAGAACGGATCCGCCGCGGTCTGGGACATCGGGGACGGCGTTCTGTGCTTCGAGTTCACCTCCAAGATGAATTCGATGGACGACCAGATCATGGCGCTTCTGGGCAAGACGCTGAAGCTGGTGGAGGCCGAGTATAAGGCGCTGGTGATCCACAACGAGGGCACCAATTTCTCGGTCGGCGCCAACCTCGGCCTCGCCTTCTTTGCTGCCAATATCGCCGCGTGGGACCAGATCGAGGGGCTGGTGGCCTTGGGTCAAAAGACCTTTCAGGACATGCGCTCGGCCCCCTTCCCCGTCGTCGGCGCGCCCTCGGGCATGGCGCTTGGCGGCGGCTGCGAGGTGCTGCTGCATTGCGATGCGGTGCAGGCCCATGCGGAAAGCTACATCGGCCTTGTCGAGGTCGGCGTCGGGCTGATCCCCGGCTGGGGCGGCTGCACCGAGATGCTGCACCGCTGGCAGCGCTTCGGCCGTCTGCCCAAGGGGCCGATGCCGGTTCCGTCGAAGGTCTTCGAGATCCTCAGCACCGCGACGGTGGCGAAATCCGCCGCCGAGGCAAAGGAGCTTCTGTTCCTGCGCCCCGAGGATGGGATCACCATGAACCGCGCCCGGCTTCTGGCCGATGCCAAGGCCCGTGCGCTCGCTATGGTCGAGGGCTACGCCGCCCCCGAGACGCGGGAGTACACGCTGCCCGGCCCGTCGGGCCTCGTTGCCATGGAGATGGCGGTGCAGCAATTTCGCAAGATGGGCAAGGCCACCCCCTATGACGAGATCGTCTCGGTCGCGCTGGCCGAGGTGCTGTCGGGCGGGGGCACCGACCCGATCGAGACCCTCACCGATGCGGACCTGCTGGCCCTCGAACGCGAGCGGTTCTTCACGCTGGTCAAGCGGCCCGGCACGCTCGACCGCATCGAAACCATGCTGATGACCGGCAAGCCGCTCCGGAACTGA
- a CDS encoding thiolase family protein, producing MTRVVVAGYMRSPFTLARKGALAKVRPDDMAAQVVRALVARTGVDPEGIEDLLLGCAFPEGEQGLNLARLVGLMSGLPQSVGAATINRFCGSSMTSVHVAAGSIAMGAGDAFVCAGVENMSRVPMMGFNPMPHPEFARSHPEAYMGMGETAENVARRWQISRAEQEEFALRSQEKAAAALQKGLFADEIVPITGRDGVVETDGCLRPETTLQGLADLKPAFDAEGVVTAGTSSPLTDGCAALLVCSDSFAEAQGLPIIAYVKSVAVKGCAPDVMGIGPVAATRAALQRAELSASDLDVIELNEAFASQSIACIRDLDLDPARVNLDGGAIALGHPLGATGARIVGKAASLLKREGGRYALATQCIGGGQGIATILEAA from the coding sequence ATGACACGTGTCGTTGTCGCGGGCTACATGCGCTCGCCTTTCACCCTGGCCCGCAAGGGCGCTCTGGCCAAGGTCCGGCCCGACGATATGGCCGCGCAGGTGGTCCGGGCGCTGGTCGCCCGCACCGGGGTCGATCCCGAGGGGATCGAGGATCTGCTGCTCGGTTGCGCCTTCCCCGAAGGCGAGCAGGGCCTCAACCTCGCCCGGCTTGTGGGCCTGATGAGCGGGCTGCCGCAATCGGTGGGCGCGGCCACGATCAACCGTTTCTGCGGCTCGTCGATGACCTCGGTGCATGTGGCCGCCGGCTCGATCGCCATGGGCGCCGGAGACGCCTTCGTTTGCGCCGGTGTCGAGAACATGAGCCGGGTGCCGATGATGGGCTTCAACCCGATGCCCCATCCCGAGTTCGCCCGCAGCCACCCCGAGGCCTATATGGGCATGGGTGAGACCGCAGAGAATGTTGCCCGGCGCTGGCAGATCTCGCGGGCCGAGCAGGAAGAGTTCGCCCTCCGCTCGCAGGAGAAGGCCGCCGCGGCGCTGCAGAAGGGTCTGTTTGCCGATGAGATCGTGCCGATCACCGGGCGCGATGGGGTGGTCGAGACCGACGGCTGCCTGCGCCCGGAGACGACGCTTCAGGGTCTTGCCGATCTCAAGCCCGCCTTCGACGCCGAAGGTGTGGTGACGGCGGGCACCTCGTCGCCGCTGACCGATGGCTGCGCGGCGCTGCTGGTGTGCTCGGACAGCTTTGCCGAAGCGCAGGGGCTGCCGATCATCGCCTATGTGAAATCCGTGGCGGTGAAGGGCTGCGCGCCCGACGTCATGGGGATCGGCCCGGTTGCCGCGACCCGCGCGGCGCTGCAGCGCGCCGAGCTTTCCGCCAGCGATCTCGACGTGATCGAGCTCAACGAGGCTTTCGCCAGCCAGTCCATCGCCTGCATCCGCGATCTCGACCTCGATCCGGCGCGGGTCAATCTCGACGGCGGTGCCATCGCGCTCGGCCATCCGCTGGGTGCCACCGGCGCGCGGATCGTCGGCAAGGCGGCGAGCCTGCTGAAGCGCGAAGGGGGCCGTTACGCGCTGGCCACGCAGTGCATCGGCGGCGGTCAGGGCATCGCCACCATTTTGGAGGCCGCATGA
- a CDS encoding MerR family transcriptional regulator, with protein MDKLYSISELSKELGVTPRTIRFYEEQGLVLPQRVGTNRIYTSRDRGRLILILRGKRLGFTLKDIREYLDLYDADPTQREQIDALLAKVRQRIHELDEQFETLRVTLKELREIEQMSLDALKRHETETAPKTARTS; from the coding sequence ATGGACAAGCTCTACTCGATCTCGGAACTTTCGAAAGAGCTTGGCGTGACGCCGCGCACCATCCGCTTCTACGAGGAGCAGGGGCTCGTGCTGCCGCAGCGTGTGGGCACCAATCGGATCTACACCTCGCGGGATCGCGGGCGGCTGATCCTGATCCTGCGCGGGAAGCGGCTTGGCTTCACGCTGAAGGACATCCGGGAATATCTCGATCTCTACGACGCCGATCCGACCCAGCGCGAGCAAATCGACGCGCTTTTGGCCAAGGTCCGTCAGCGCATCCACGAACTCGACGAACAGTTCGAGACGTTGCGCGTGACGCTCAAGGAACTGCGCGAGATCGAGCAGATGTCGCTGGACGCCCTCAAGCGCCACGAGACAGAAACCGCGCCGAAGACCGCGCGGACGTCCTGA
- a CDS encoding long-chain-fatty-acid--CoA ligase — MCPNAIAPEELMPNREAGAAPAPSRHATALAGAYARPIPALLDEAVRLHGDRPAMHFLGRRYSYRELGALVDRAAAGFAEQGVTKGVRVGLCLPNVPAFVICYFAVLKAGGTVVNFNPLYAPRELQHQVEDSGVTLMVTTDLAAIYPKVAAQLGRGSLKRLVICPMAEMLPPLKGLLFPLLKRRDLARVPKDARHLRFRDLIRSEGPVRAAPITPETDLATLQYTGGTTGLSKGAMLTHANIVANAEQIFQRLPDPKMGEERVLAVLPLFHVFGMTVAMNLAVRIAAEIILVPRFDINGTIEVIERQKPTLFPGVPTIYTAINHALEKRAANLSSLRCCISGGAPLPGEVRRAFETLSGCRLGEGYGLSESSPVVCCNPLDGSARDGSIGRPLADTQVEIRDLDDPTRICGPHEKGELCVRGPQVMQGYWNKPEATRDTFIEGALRTGDVGYVDEDGFYFIVDRIKDMILCSGYNVYPRAIEEALYQHPAVAEAVVIGVPDDYRGSAPKAFVVLKTPLDAPEDALHGFLKDYLSPIEMPKQIEICESLPKTLVGKLSKKELVEAERLRAKTAQSGGTVAS, encoded by the coding sequence ATGTGTCCAAATGCCATCGCGCCTGAAGAACTGATGCCGAACCGAGAGGCTGGCGCTGCGCCTGCCCCCTCTCGGCACGCCACGGCGCTTGCGGGCGCCTATGCCCGCCCCATCCCCGCGCTGCTCGACGAAGCCGTGCGTCTGCACGGCGACCGCCCGGCCATGCATTTCCTCGGGCGCCGCTACAGCTATCGCGAGCTTGGCGCGCTGGTCGACCGCGCCGCAGCGGGCTTTGCCGAACAGGGCGTCACCAAGGGCGTCCGCGTCGGGCTGTGCCTGCCGAATGTGCCCGCCTTCGTGATCTGCTATTTCGCCGTGTTGAAAGCGGGCGGAACGGTGGTGAACTTCAACCCGCTCTACGCTCCGCGCGAATTGCAGCATCAGGTCGAGGACTCGGGCGTCACGCTCATGGTGACCACCGATCTGGCCGCGATTTATCCCAAGGTGGCGGCGCAACTGGGGCGCGGGTCGCTGAAGCGGCTGGTGATCTGCCCGATGGCCGAGATGCTGCCGCCTCTCAAAGGCCTGCTGTTCCCGCTGCTCAAACGCCGCGATCTGGCGCGGGTGCCCAAGGATGCGCGGCATCTGCGGTTCCGGGATCTGATCCGCAGCGAAGGCCCGGTGCGCGCGGCCCCGATCACCCCCGAGACCGACCTTGCGACGCTGCAATACACCGGCGGCACGACGGGCCTGTCCAAAGGCGCGATGCTGACCCACGCCAATATCGTCGCCAACGCCGAGCAAATCTTTCAGCGGCTGCCGGACCCCAAGATGGGCGAAGAGCGCGTGCTCGCGGTGCTGCCGCTGTTCCATGTCTTCGGCATGACCGTGGCGATGAACCTCGCCGTCCGCATCGCCGCCGAGATCATTCTGGTGCCGCGCTTTGACATCAATGGCACCATCGAGGTGATCGAGCGCCAGAAGCCGACGCTGTTTCCCGGCGTGCCGACCATCTACACCGCGATCAACCATGCGCTGGAAAAGCGCGCGGCCAATCTTTCCTCGCTGCGCTGCTGCATCTCGGGCGGCGCCCCCCTGCCCGGCGAAGTGCGCCGGGCGTTCGAGACGCTGAGCGGCTGCCGCCTTGGCGAAGGCTATGGGCTTTCGGAAAGTTCGCCGGTGGTTTGCTGCAACCCGCTCGACGGCAGCGCGCGCGACGGCTCCATCGGCAGGCCGCTGGCGGACACGCAGGTGGAGATCCGCGACCTCGACGATCCGACCCGGATTTGCGGCCCGCATGAAAAGGGCGAGCTTTGCGTGCGCGGCCCACAGGTTATGCAGGGCTATTGGAACAAGCCCGAGGCCACCCGCGACACCTTCATCGAAGGTGCGCTGCGCACCGGCGATGTGGGATATGTTGATGAGGACGGCTTTTACTTCATCGTCGACCGGATCAAGGACATGATCCTCTGCAGCGGCTACAACGTCTATCCTCGGGCCATCGAGGAAGCGCTCTACCAGCATCCGGCGGTGGCCGAGGCGGTGGTGATCGGCGTGCCGGACGACTATCGCGGCAGCGCGCCCAAGGCCTTCGTCGTGCTGAAGACGCCGCTCGACGCGCCCGAAGACGCGCTGCACGGCTTCCTGAAGGATTACCTCTCGCCCATCGAGATGCCCAAGCAGATCGAGATTTGCGAGAGCCTGCCCAAGACCCTCGTCGGTAAGCTGTCCAAGAAAGAGCTTGTCGAAGCCGAACGTCTGCGCGCCAAAACCGCCCAATCCGGCGGCACGGTGGCGTCATGA